The segment CAGCCTGCGCTGCCAGCACATGAACCAAGTCACCCTCGAACAGACGCTCGAGGCGCTGCAGCACACGCAATACGAAGTCGAACTCGATCCGGAGGTCATCGAACGCGCGCGCCTGCCCATCGACCGCATGCTCGCTATCCGCTGACGTTCCTCATCCGCCCGTCCGCGCCTTCGCGCTGCCTCACGCCTGGCGCTCGGACGCCTTCTCCGCCAGTTCGCCGAAGCGATGTACAACCGCGAGCGCGGGGTCAAGCGGCACCGAGGCATGTTTCGTCCCGGGTGGCGTCGAAATAACCGGCGTGGGCCGCAATTTCTTGCCTTTGAACTGGGGCAGCCACTCGGCCTCCGCGTCGAGCATCTCGCCCACCATATCGCGGACCTGTTTGAGCGTAAGACACGCGGAGGTGAGCGGGTCGACCGCGCACGCGGCCGTCGCGAGTTCCGGATCGCCCGAAATCGCCGCCTCGACCGCCAAGCCCTGCGTGTTGACGTTAAGCATGTTCAGCGCGGCGCACTGCGGCGGGATGTCGCCGACTACAGTCGGGTGCAGGCCCATCTTGTCGGCAAAAACGGGGATTTCCGCGCAGCAGCCCGCGGGCAGGTTCGTGATGTAGTGGTCGTTGCGCACGTTGCCCTGGAACTTGAACGTTTTGCCCGTTTCGAGCGCTTCGAGGATGTACGAGCAGTATTCAACGCTCCGATGGTCGATTTTTGTCGGCTCGGACGCGAGCATATCGGTGTTTTCGAGCTTGTCGGCGATCAGGCGGCACCACTTGTAGTACGCGCCGCTCTCGCCGCCGAAACTCGGCTCGTCGCAGTAAAGGTCGAGCGCATACTTGCTGCTGCGAAACCACGGCAGGTACTCGGAGAGGTGTCCGGTGCTTTCGGTCATGAAGTAACCGATGTGCCGCATCGTCTCGATACGCACCTTTTCGTTGATGTAGTACTCGGGCAATTCACAGCGCTCCTTAAACTGCGGATACAGGTCCTTGCCCTTGTGTTCGAGGCGCAGAAACCAGCCCATGTGATTGATGCCCGCCGCGAGGTAATCGATCTCCTCCTTCGGCAGTCCGACATAGCCGGAGATCAGGTCGAGTGTCGTCTGCACGCCGTGGCAGAGGCCGACAAACTTCGTCCCCGGCACCTTGCCCAGCGACCAGCACACCGTCGCCATCGGATTCACGTAATTGAGCAGATACGCGTTCGGGCACAGCTCCTGCATCTCGCGCGCGATGTCCATCATCACCGGTGCCGTGCGCAGCGTGCGGAACACGCCGCCCGGCCCGAGCGTGTCCGCGATACATTGATCGACGCCATGCTTCAGCGGGATTTGATAGTCCTTCTCGAAGGCGTCCACGCCGCCAATCTGCAGC is part of the Candidatus Hydrogenedentota bacterium genome and harbors:
- the melA gene encoding alpha-galactosidase: MPKIAMIGAGSIVFAKTLFMDIVATPSLCNSEFRFMSRTRPKLERLKAFADKVIKENGIGATAQITLDRREALKDADYVIVMLQIGGVDAFEKDYQIPLKHGVDQCIADTLGPGGVFRTLRTAPVMMDIAREMQELCPNAYLLNYVNPMATVCWSLGKVPGTKFVGLCHGVQTTLDLISGYVGLPKEEIDYLAAGINHMGWFLRLEHKGKDLYPQFKERCELPEYYINEKVRIETMRHIGYFMTESTGHLSEYLPWFRSSKYALDLYCDEPSFGGESGAYYKWCRLIADKLENTDMLASEPTKIDHRSVEYCSYILEALETGKTFKFQGNVRNDHYITNLPAGCCAEIPVFADKMGLHPTVVGDIPPQCAALNMLNVNTQGLAVEAAISGDPELATAACAVDPLTSACLTLKQVRDMVGEMLDAEAEWLPQFKGKKLRPTPVISTPPGTKHASVPLDPALAVVHRFGELAEKASERQA